From the genome of bacterium, one region includes:
- a CDS encoding methylated-DNA--[protein]-cysteine S-methyltransferase — translation MELFVDRMSSPIGSLLLVWQPDALCALSFYDREERLRRRLRVHDGLLRLKTERAPDAIRVPIEAYFRGEITAIDRVPVHADGTPFQRRVWAALREIPAGSTTTYGALATRIGRCGASRAVGLANGSNPVAIVVPCHRVIGADGTLTGYGGGIDRKRWLLEHERGGVLGI, via the coding sequence TTCGCTTCTGTTGGTGTGGCAGCCCGATGCCCTGTGCGCCTTGAGCTTCTACGATCGCGAGGAGCGTCTGCGCCGACGACTGCGCGTTCACGACGGCCTGCTTCGATTGAAGACCGAGCGCGCGCCGGACGCCATTCGCGTCCCCATCGAAGCTTATTTTCGCGGGGAGATCACGGCGATCGATCGGGTCCCGGTGCACGCGGACGGGACCCCGTTTCAGCGCCGGGTATGGGCGGCGCTGCGCGAGATCCCGGCCGGCAGCACGACGACGTACGGCGCGCTGGCCACCCGCATCGGACGGTGCGGAGCGAGTCGCGCCGTTGGGTTGGCCAACGGCTCGAACCCGGTGGCGATCGTCGTCCCGTGTCACCGCGTGATTGGCGCGGACGGCACGCTGACCGGATACGGCGGCGGGATCGATCGCAAGCGGTGGCTGCTGGAGCACGAGCGCGGTGGCGTGCTGGGGATTTGA